A segment of the Bacillus pseudomycoides genome:
AATAAGCGTTTCTTAGAATATGAATTTGTATGTTATTTAGGATTAAAACATATCACACCATTTATTGAAGATGCTGTGGAAGAGATGAAGCAGGACGGTATTGAGGAAGCAATTAGTATTGTGTTAGCACCCCATTATTCGACGTTTAGTATTAAAGCGTACAACGAACGTGCTAAAAAGATTTCTAAGAACATAAATGGTCCTGTTATAGAACCAATTGAACAGTGGTACGACGAACCGAAATTCATTGCGTATTGGGCAACCGAAATTAAAGAAACATTTACGAGAATTGCAGATAGGGAGAAAGCTATTGTCATTTTTTCAGCGCATAGTTTACCCGAAAAAATTATTGCAGCGGGTGACCCTTATGTGGAGCAACTGCAACATACAGCAGATTTAATTGCTGAAGCAGCTGGTATTCAACATTATACAATCGGTTGGCAAAGTGCAGGAAATACATCAGATCCATGGATTGGACCGGATGTACAAGATGTAACGAAAGATCTATATGAAAAGTATGGTTATGCTTCTTTTGTATATTGCCTAGTTGGGTTTGTGGCAGAACATTTAGAAGTGCTATATGACAATGATTATGAATGTAGAGTTGTAACAGATGAATTAGGTGTATCCTATTTCAGACCAGCTATGCCGAATGCTCAAGATTCATTTATTGATTGCTTAGTAGAAATTGTTTCCAAAAAAGCGAATAAAATAATTGACAAAGAATTAATTTTGAATAATAATTAATTTATAATAATTTTAAACAAGTAATTACTATTATAAAATATTAGGAGGTTCCTCTTGATGAATCCAAATAATCGCTTAACAACAAACCAAGGTGCTCCAGTGGGAGATAACCAAAATTCTCGTACAGCTGGTCGCCGTGGCCCGGTATTATTAGAAGATTATCATTTAGTAGAAAAGCTTGCTCATTTTGATCGTGAGCGTATTCCAGAGCGTGTAGTACATGCGCGTGGCGCAGGTGCTCATGGTGTTTTCGTAACGAAAAATAGCATGAAAGCATATACGAAAGCAGCGTTTTTACAAAACGAGGGAACAGAAACACCTTTATTTGTTCGTTTCTCAACAGTTATTCATGGTCAAGGTTCTCCAGAAACAGCTCGTGATCCACGTGGTTTTGCGGTGAAATTTTATACAGAAGAAGGAAACTATGATCTTGTAGGTAACCATTTACCTGTATTCTTCATTCGTGATGCGATTAAATTCCCTGATATGGTACATTCTTTAAAACCAGCACCAGATACAAATATTCAAACGCCAGATCGTTACTGGGATTTCATGACGTTATCACCAGAATCTACTCATATGTTAACTTGGGTATTCTCTGATTACGGTACGCCTGCAAACTATCGTCAAATGGAAGGTTTCGGTGTGCATTCATTTAAATGGATTAATGCAGAAGGTAAAATTGTCTATGTGAAATACCACTGGAAACCACAACAAAACGTGCGTAACTTCAGTGCAAAAGAAGTAGAACAAGTACAAGGAAAAGACTTTAACCATGCAACTCGTGACTTATTCGATGCGATTAAGCGCGGAGATTATCCGAAATGGGATCTGTATGTACAGGTAATGCAACTTGATGAAATGGATTCTTTAGACTTTGATCCATTAGATCCAACAAAAGTATGGTCAGAAGATCGCTTCCCATTAATTGAAGTTGGAACAATGACATTGAATCGTAATCCAGAAAACTTCTTCGCAGAAGTGGAACAAGTAGCATTCTCACCAAGTGCAACTGTACCTGGTATTGAACCATCAGAAGATAAATTATTACAAGGACGCTTATTCTCTTACCCAGATACGCAGCGTTACCGCCTTGGTGCGAACTACTTACAGATTCCGGTAAACTGCCCGTATGCAGCTGTTCACAATCAACAGCGTGATGGTGCAATGCAAATGAATCAACAGCCATCAACAATTAACTACGAGCCGAGTCGTCATGCGGAAAATCCAGTCGAGGACCCAACGTATCGCGATTCAACTATGAAGCTTGAAGACTATGTATCTCGTGAAAAAATCGAGAAACCAAACGACTTTAAGCAAGCAGGTGAGCGTTACCGTTCATTCTCGAAAGAAGAAAAAGATAACTTAATCGCAAACTTAACAAACGACTTAAAAGATGTACATGAACAAACAAAATTGCTTGCGATTTGTAACTTCTTCCGTGCGGATCGTGAGTACGGTATGCGCTTGGCGAAAGCGTTAAATGTTGATATTTCAGCGTATGTAGGAAAACCTGCGAAGTAATAACATTCTTCATTCTCTTTTATTTTCAAATTCTAATTGTTATATGTGTCTACTAATATAAAAAGGCGGCTGATTTTCAGTCGTCTTTTATTTT
Coding sequences within it:
- the hemH gene encoding ferrochelatase — protein: MTKKRIGLLVMAYGTPESLEDVEAYYTHIRHGRKPSPEALDDLVERYKAIGGMSPLAKITKEQARKLTIELNKRFLEYEFVCYLGLKHITPFIEDAVEEMKQDGIEEAISIVLAPHYSTFSIKAYNERAKKISKNINGPVIEPIEQWYDEPKFIAYWATEIKETFTRIADREKAIVIFSAHSLPEKIIAAGDPYVEQLQHTADLIAEAAGIQHYTIGWQSAGNTSDPWIGPDVQDVTKDLYEKYGYASFVYCLVGFVAEHLEVLYDNDYECRVVTDELGVSYFRPAMPNAQDSFIDCLVEIVSKKANKIIDKELILNNN
- a CDS encoding catalase; protein product: MNPNNRLTTNQGAPVGDNQNSRTAGRRGPVLLEDYHLVEKLAHFDRERIPERVVHARGAGAHGVFVTKNSMKAYTKAAFLQNEGTETPLFVRFSTVIHGQGSPETARDPRGFAVKFYTEEGNYDLVGNHLPVFFIRDAIKFPDMVHSLKPAPDTNIQTPDRYWDFMTLSPESTHMLTWVFSDYGTPANYRQMEGFGVHSFKWINAEGKIVYVKYHWKPQQNVRNFSAKEVEQVQGKDFNHATRDLFDAIKRGDYPKWDLYVQVMQLDEMDSLDFDPLDPTKVWSEDRFPLIEVGTMTLNRNPENFFAEVEQVAFSPSATVPGIEPSEDKLLQGRLFSYPDTQRYRLGANYLQIPVNCPYAAVHNQQRDGAMQMNQQPSTINYEPSRHAENPVEDPTYRDSTMKLEDYVSREKIEKPNDFKQAGERYRSFSKEEKDNLIANLTNDLKDVHEQTKLLAICNFFRADREYGMRLAKALNVDISAYVGKPAK